In Torulaspora delbrueckii CBS 1146 chromosome 1, complete genome, one genomic interval encodes:
- the TFB3 gene encoding TFIIH/NER complex subunit TFB3 (similar to Saccharomyces cerevisiae TFB3 (YDR460W); ancestral locus Anc_5.580) — translation MKSLVDDYYDNKDMCPICKTDRYLSPDVKFLVNPECYHKICESCVDRIFSLGPAQCPYKNCDKILRKNKFKTQIFDDVGVEKEVDIRKRVFAVFNKKLEDFEGSLEEYNKYLEEIEEIVYNLDNGIDVAQTEEKLRTYEELNRQLIMTNMERNKQDLESFEQRQQFEKEMRMKKRILVRQIEEEERMNKEWAKKEIVNRLSSADDVDDVIEGVKNTVKLKKSSARRKLEELNRVMMNNPYLAANSGGPRKDAVPFTPFNGDRDVSKRYNLDESLYSDPFIKDLQERKDFIASGFRVDYVYSRMLTEAFMGLGCVIGEELQTS, via the coding sequence ATGAAGTCTTTAGTGGATGACTATTATGATAATAAGGACATGTGTCCGATCTGTAAGACAGATCGGTATCTGTCACCAGATGTGAAGTTTCTCGTGAATCCAGAATGCTACCACAAAATCTGTGAATCGTGTGTGGATCGTATATTCAGCCTCGGTCCAGCACAGTGTCCCTACAAGAATTGTGATAAGATTCtaagaaagaacaagttcAAGACGCAGATATTCGATGACGTTGGGGTAGAGAAAGAGGTTGATATCAGGAAGAGAGTGTTTGCCGTCTTTAATAAGAAGTTAGAGGATTTTGAGGGAAGCTTGGAGGAGTATAACAAGTATCTGGAAGAGATAGAGGAGATTGTGTATAACCTGGATAACGGTATCGATGTTGCCCAGACGGAGGAGAAACTGCGTACATACGAGGAGCTGAATAGACAGCTGATTATGACCAATATGGAGCGTAATAAGCAAGACTTGGAGAGTTTTGAACAAAGACAACAGtttgagaaggaaatgagaatgaagaagaggattcTTGTCAGgcaaattgaagaagaagagaggaTGAATAAAGAATGGGCCAAAAAAGAGATTGTAAATAGACTTTCAAGCGCCGATGACGTTGATGATGTTATAGAAGGTGTCAAGAATACAGTGAAGTTAAAGAAATCTTCTGCTAGAAGGAAATTGGAGGAGTTGAATAGGGTCATGATGAATAACCCATACTTAGCAGCCAACAGCGGCGGGCCCAGAAAGGATGCTGTACCCTTCACGCCGTTCAATGGGGACAGAGATGTCTCAAAGCGTTATAATCTTGACGAGTCGCTGTACAGTGATCCCTTTATCAAGGATTtgcaagaaagaaaggaCTTTATCGCTTCTGGTTTTAGAGTCGATTATGTCTATAGCCGTATGCTCACTGAAGCATTTATGGGTCTCGGCTGCGTCATCGGCGAAGAGTTACAAACCTCTTAA
- the AMD1 gene encoding AMP deaminase (similar to Saccharomyces cerevisiae AMD1 (YML035C); ancestral locus Anc_5.578), producing MNVDDATKELTDLSLEPAPSYDAPVYDQSGEDLVEHGAENGSGMQDAHFSYRESKQLFDSGSKQIAVDDRLAPSSIMDQPTSMQREEKKEPGRQESYKMRSLPDSAAQQFTDVPSPELVGLYKNVAECRNLRAKYQGLSMQRSDQNPKNKPGWVIYPHPPKPTYDAATKTVVKVENKPDSEVFDLSQCDIPGEDSEWDFGINEDDSYAVHRAGALDQVIADIPSLRDYYLDLDKLVSISSDGPAKSFAFRRLQYLEARWNLYYLLNEYQETSVSKRNPHRDFYNVRKVDTHVHHSACMNQKHLLRFIKHKLKHCSDEKVIFRDDQVLTLNEVFKSLNLSGYDLSIDTLDMHAHKDTFHRFDKFNLKYNPIGESRLREIFLKTDNYIKGSYLAQITKQVISDLENSKYQNCEYRISVYGRSIDEWDKLANWVIDNKIFSHNVRWLVQIPRLYDIYKKTGTVNTFQDIITNLFKPLFEVTKNPQSHPKLHVFLQRVIGFDSVDDESKVDRRFHRKYPKPSLWEAPQNPPYSYYLYYLYSNLAALNQWRAKRGFNTLVLRPHCGEAGDPEHLVSAYLLAQSISHGILLRKVPFVQYLYYLDQIGIAMSPLSNNALFLTYDKNPFPRYFKRGLNVSLSTDDPLQFSYTREPLIEEYSVAAQIYKLSNVDMCELAKNSVLQSGWEASIKAHWIGKNFEDDGVEGNDVGRTNVPNIRVNYRWDTLSTELDLVNHFATFKGTENGCQA from the coding sequence ATGAATGTGGATGATGCGACCAAGGAATTGACCGATCTGTCTCTTGAGCCGGCTCCATCTTACGATGCTCCGGTGTACGACCAAAGTGGTGAAGATCTGGTTGAACATGGGGCAGAAAACGGTTCTGGGATGCAGGATGCCCATTTCTCTTACCGGGAGAGTAAGCAGTTATTTGACAGCGGATCTAAACAAATTGCAGTGGATGATCGGTTGGCTCCATCGTCAATTATGGACCAGCCAACTTCGATGCAGAGggaggagaagaaagagccaGGGAGGCAGGAATCTTACAAGATGAGGTCACTTCCAGATAGTGCTGCTCAGCAGTTTACCGATGTTCCTTCGCCCGAATTGGTTGGATTGTACAAGAACGTAGCCGAATGCCGTAATTTGAGGGCCAAGTATCAGGGCTTGTCAATGCAAAGAAGTGATCAGAATCCAAAGAATAAGCCAGGCTGGGTGATCTATCCTCATCCTCCAAAACCTACTTATGATGCGGCCACAAAGACTGTGGTCAAAGTAGAGAACAAGCCAGATTCTGAGGTGTTTGATCTATCGCAGTGCGATATACCGGGTGAGGATAGCGAGTGGGATTTTGGTATCAATGAGGATGATTCGTATGCGGTTCATCGCGCGGGTGCCCTAGACCAAGTTATTGCTGATATACCAAGTTTACGTGACTACTATTTGGATCTGGACAAGCTGGTGTCGATCTCGTCAGATGGTCCTGCCAAGTCATTTGCCTTCAGAAGATTGCAGTATCTGGAGGCTCGTTGGAACTTGTACTACCTGCTGAATGAGTACCAGGAGACCAGTGTCTCTAAGAGGAACCCACATAGGGATTTTTACAATGTTAGAAAAGTGGATACCCACGTTCACCATTCGGCGTGTATGAACCAAAAGCACTTGTTGCGGTTCATCAAGCACAAGTTGAAACATTGTAGTGATGAAAAGGTCATTTTCAGAGATGATCAGGTGTTGACTTTGAACGAGGTgttcaaatctttaaatctGTCTGGGTACGATTTATCTATTGATACTTTGGATATGCATGCACATAAGGATACTTTCCACAGATTCGATAAGTTCAACTTGAAATACAACCCAATAGGTGAATCTCGTCTGAGAGAGATCTTCCTTAAGACTGACAACTACATTAAGGGATCTTACCTAGCGCAGATTACTAAACAAGTTATTTCAGACTTGGAAAACTCCAAGTATCAGAACTGCGAATATAGAATTTCTGTTTACGGGAGATCTATTGATGAATGGGACAAGCTTGCTAATTGGGTGATTGACAACAAGATTTTCTCTCACAACGTCCGTTGGTTGGTTCAAATTCCGCGTCTTTATGATATCTATAAGAAGACAGGTACAGTCAATACTTTTCAGGATATCATAACCAACCTTTTCAAACCGTTATTTGAAGTCACTAAGAATCCACAATCTCATCCCAAGTTACATGTCTTTTTGCAAAGGGTTATTGGCTTTGACTCCGTCGATGACGAATCCAAGGTCGACCGTCGTTTCCACAGAAAATACCCAAAGCCTTCATTGTGGGAGGCTCCACAAAATCCACCATATTCTTATTACTTATACTACCTGTACTCAAATTTGGCTGCTTTAAACCAATGGAGAGCCAAACGTGGGTTCAATACTTTGGTCTTAAGGCCTCATTGTGGTGAAGCTGGTGATCCGGAACATCTGGTGTCAGCATATTTGCTCGCTCAAAGTATATCCCATGGTATTCTATTAAGGAAAGTTCCATTCGTTCAGTATTTGTACTACTTGGATCAAATTGGGATTGCTATGTCACCGTTATCGAACAATGCTTTGTTTTTGACATATGACAAGAACCCATTCCCTagatatttcaagagagGTTTGAACGTTTCACTCTCCACAGATGATCCCTTACAGTTCTCATACACAAGGGAGcctttgattgaagagtaTTCAGTGGCTGCACAAATATACAAGCTGTCAAACGTGGATATGTGTGAATTAGCCAAGAATTCAGTGTTACAAAGTGGATGGGAGGCTTCGATCAAGGCCCATTGGATCGGAAAGAACTTCGAAGATGACGGAGTCGAAGGAAATGATGTTGGAAGAACAAACGTTCCCAACATTAGGGTTAACTATAGATGGGACACCTTATCTACGGAACTTGACCTTGTCAATCATTTTGCAACTTTCAAAGGTACCGAAAACGGCTGTCAAGCTTGA
- the MRPL28 gene encoding mitochondrial 54S ribosomal protein mL40 (similar to Saccharomyces cerevisiae MRPL28 (YDR462W); ancestral locus Anc_5.584) gives MLSPSGRCGQMIQPVRVFARSVRTKSKGGLPPAAQRVVTQLSVMSASRKQPKLLKLSREDLIKHQTIQRCWSTYQAELRVERNEQLKLQYKSTKNAMDLLEQLDPELFEAANAPEHGKRFPLELKVPTEFPPSKIWYGEYKKKD, from the coding sequence ATGCTTTCTCCTAGTGGCAGATGCGGCCAGATGATTCAGCCAGTAAGAGTTTTTGCTAGAAGTGTTAGAACCAAGAGCAAAGGTGGCTTGCCACCGGCAGCCCAAAGAGTGGTCACCCAATTGAGTGTGATGTCCGCAAGCAGGAAACAGCCCAAACTACTGAAACTATCGCGTGAAGATCTCATCAAACACCAGACTATCCAGCGATGTTGGTCGACTTACCAGGCGGAACTGCGGGTCGAGCGTAATGAACAATTAAAATTGCAGTACAAGAGCACAAAGAATGCCATGGACCTTCTAGAACAACTCGATCCAGAACTTTTCGAAGCTGCAAATGCTCCCGAACACGGTAAGAGATTCCCTCTAGAGCTAAAAGTGCCCACCGAATTCCCACCAAGCAAAATATGGTACGGAgagtacaagaagaaggattaA
- the PFA5 gene encoding palmitoyltransferase PFA5 (similar to Saccharomyces cerevisiae PFA5 (YDR459C); ancestral locus Anc_5.579) — MRFSLPQWRYFSWFRCIGPSLVFGLAVYCTWGFAHELCYNQIDKRFHQRAAAIGLMFAVSFLDVLLVIIWYQAAIAVGPGRLPKVPPYMILPEDFSIDRIGDPAETAHSLVPPVCYQSCPRGNPIWCSACDSVKTERAHHSSDMEYCVPRFDHKCAWLGAVIGRDNYRFFIQFVMYMAILSLFVFVPICAFIRRIIHDGDTQHSLNPNLIVILIIAVFAWLMTTSMLVTHAVCIVTNTTSVEVMARRDDSSFNRTVCYYSFKAGMRYVVQLKNNELHSLWRKKDLWLNMVDFLGSNMLLWFLPLRSNDNEPNQDLEEMDNKVLPLQRVLGHYYEPFSDQTIDLIEKKIANNDYLTTLHAYGDRYI; from the coding sequence ATGCGATTTAGTTTGCCCCAGTGGAGATATTTCTCATGGTTTAGATGCATTGGACCTTCTCTAGTGTTTGGTTTAGCTGTCTATTGTACATGGGGATTTGCACACGAATTATGCTACAATCAAATCGATAAAAGGTTCCACCAGAGAGCTGCGGCCATAGGATTGATGTTCGCTGTATCTTTTCTCGACGTGTTGCTTGTAATCATATGGTATCAAGCGGCCATAGCAGTTGGACCTGGTAGACTACCGAAGGTGCCACCCTATATGATACTACCAGAGgacttttcaattgatcgaatAGGTGATCCAGCAGAAACGGCTCATTCTTTGGTGCCGCCCGTATGCTACCAAAGTTGTCCAAGAGGAAATCCCATATGGTGCAGTGCCTGCGATAGTGTGAAGACCGAGAGGGCTCATCACTCATCAGATATGGAGTACTGCGTTCCTCGCTTCGATCACAAATGTGCGTGGTTGGGTGCCGTAATTGGCAGAGATAATTACCGTTTTTTCATCCAATTTGTGATGTATATGGCAATTCTATCGCTCTTTGTCTTTGTTCCTATATGTGCATTCATCAGGCGGATCATTCATGATGGCGACACTCAGCACTCGCTGAATCCTAATTTAATTGTGATCCTTATTATAGCAGTATTCGCCTGGCTTATGACAACGTCGATGTTGGTAACACATGCGGTTTGTATTGTTACGAATACGACATCAGTCGAAGTTATGGCAAGACGGGATGATTCGTCCTTCAATAGGACAGTCTGTTACTATAGCTTTAAAGCAGGAATGCGCtatgttgttcaattaAAAAACAATGAGCTACATAGCCTTTGGCGGAAGAAAGATTTATGGCTTAACATGGTTGATTTTTTAGGTTCTAACATGTTACTCTGGTTTTTACCATTGCGTTCTAATGACAATGAACCCAATcaagatttggaagagatgGATAATAAGGTGCTTCCTTTGCAGAGAGTTTTAGGACACTATTATGAGCCTTTCAGTGACCAGACTATCGACCTTATCGAGAAAAAGATCGCCAATAATGACTACCTCACCACATTGCATGCATATGGAGATAGGTATATCTAA
- the LFT1 gene encoding Lft1p (similar to Saccharomyces cerevisiae YML037C; ancestral locus Anc_5.582): MAEPDSDQEESLGTGNNDLEVFLDKLVPSNDFHPQALVEPKSAYELLDEAPNGRKLMNYLFHSAKDDDCRSSELQRITSSIAEKWFEEERRSSTQLTPAALQLDAPVIFSWSKKASGTRSNPTVDRKTNPVGETTNQILFKSISSRLSEIAKHREDIRGAAKEAHEAIDPESSLRKQQWAVSEFHVDPLQPFVARALPRESKKENTSKKKAKRRSILNFWGLNTESKRKEKLKVTKEDVVEKPQDNGPTANEMSELVESPTEKRTQEVTPTLLDQPVSLSSPASAMSMSSFVPLQPKKK, from the coding sequence ATGGCAGAACCTGACTCcgatcaagaagaatcattAGGTACTGGGAACAATGACCTAGAGGTGTTCTTGGACAAATTGGTACCGAGCAACGACTTCCATCCTCAAGCATTGGTTGAACCCAAGTCAGCATACGAGTTACTAGATGAGGCACCTAACGGTAGAAAACTGATGAACTATTTATTCCACTCGGCCAAGGATGACGATTGTCGAAGTAGTGAATTGCAAAGGATAACATCGTCGATAGCTGAaaaatggtttgaagaagagcgAAGATCCAGTACACAACTCACACCAGCTGCTCTTCAATTGGATGCACCAGTGATATTTTCATGGAGTAAAAAAGCTTCTGGAACAAGGAGCAACCCAACCGTGGATCGTAAGACAAATCCTGTGGGCGAGACTACCAACCAGATATTGTTCAAGTCGATCTCTTCGAGACTGAGTGAGATTGCCAAGCACAGGGAAGATATAAGAGGAGCTGCGAAAGAGGCTCACGAAGCTATAGATCCGGAAAGTTCACTACGCAAGCAACAGTGGGCAGTTTCGGAGTTCCATGTTGATCCACTGCAGCCATTTGTAGCTCGAGCATTACCTCGAGAATCTAAAAAGGAGAATAcaagcaagaagaaggccaaGAGGCGAAGTATACTCAATTTCTGGGGTCTCAATACGGAAAGTAAGCGAAAAGAGAAGCTCAAAGTAACTAAAGAAGATGTAGTGGAAAAGCCGCAGGATAACGGCCCTACTGCTAATGAAATGTCAGAACTAGTGGAAAGTCCAACTGAGAAGCGGACCCAGGAGGTAACGCCAACTTTGCTCGATCAGCCGGTTTCCCTATCATCGCCAGCCAGTGCGATGAGCATGAGCTCGTTCGTCCCATTGcagccaaagaagaagtag
- the TDEL0A04420 gene encoding uncharacterized protein (similar to Saccharomyces cerevisiae YDR458C and SRC1 (YML034W); ancestral locus Anc_5.577) produces MDTKYLEPGFDPSSLKVAQLRRILTENGVEFQPQAKKNTLLGLFNEHVKPKIPKLRRRYENLLPSDKGIVTVGTVNKKKKKKKNKLESNPSGSENYEADINASKSDTLDPSAHLKESTPFSDVNEFQQSSGFNRKARKRKVTEESNVKDADGDLEMDMKVEETDKKRRRKIGEGDHTPITDKVARKTTKKSPHRSLTIDKFESSSSSDSSFNESSILNVSRRDQSGHLSMEVASPKNDFSYGKRTLAPDLTKLKVSPAFEEELKMAYKESSVPVLARSDSQSGQDKEYASGPADVSLEKNESSISVTPVRSEPASEEEVVLSEATVSKEEVAPRESSTDELEQKNYTPELITEQDVQESDDRVKHMQEVIDDINEKAQETPRRTYSKVSSFFKSLATTLQALSIFFLVMTPIIYGLWYREQRVLVGYCGHEIESSPSLDFESPVLAEFGDLLEAQKPRCLPCPDHAICYPYMKMKCGPEYTLQPNRWSLHGLIPLSDACVKDSRREKLIGEVVKKSLEFLRTKNAQHSCGEGKDDLKSGMTEEELYQIFYESRAPWINDEEFDELWAQAVADLIQEPEITWRQVSNIFFESNSISRALFTNDFNQYVQLSNGKFEVPDSPSDDAETDGLQRAEGHLSQANGYEKNRVFRSTSKKYIGLRCRFEREISNTYHRFSHFIWTVITISILIKLISYKIRNYYKQREAVDHISKKVIIRLKATKKQQQGANFLSTVQLRDVLLADITDLKRKNSMWQRVVRKLENNNTNVKSSLMEIHGEIMKCWEWVGPVESEPNNEEREHGRQQE; encoded by the coding sequence ATGGATACAAAGTATTTGGAGCCCGGGTTTGACCCTAGCAGCTTGAAAGTTGCACAATTAAGGCGAATTTTGACGGAAAATGGTGTTGAATTCCAACCACAGGCTAAGAAGAATACACTGCTGGGGCTATTTAACGAGCATGTTAAGCCCAAGATACCTAAACTGAGAAGGAGATATGAAAACTTATTGCCCAGTGATAAGGGAATTGTAACGGTTGGGACTGTcaacaaaaagaagaagaagaagaagaataagcTGGAAAGTAACCCGTCCGGCTCAGAGAACTACGAGGCCGATATTAACGCTAGTAAAAGTGACACTCTTGATCCAAGTGCGCATTTGAAGGAAAGCACGCCGTTTAGCGATGTTAATGAGTTTCAGCAAAGTAGTGGATTTAATCGGAAAGCTAGGAAACGTAAAGTAACTGAGGAATCCAATGTTAAGGATGCAGACGGAGATTTGGAGATGGACATGAAAGTGGAAGAAACTGATAAGAAGAGGAGACGTAAGATTGGTGAGGGTGATCATACCCCCATCACTGATAAAGTTGCTCGTAAGacaacaaagaaatcaccTCATAGGTCTTTGACAATTGACAAGTTTGAGAGTTCGTCTTCGTCGGATTCTTCGTTCAATGAATCGTCCATCTTGAACGTATCCCGTCGCGATCAGTCGGGTCACTTGTCTATGGAAGTTGCATCTCCTAAGAACGATTTTAGCTATGGTAAGAGAACTTTGGCACCGgatttgacaaaattaaAGGTTTCAccagcttttgaagaggaGCTAAAAATGGCATACAAGGAAAGTTCTGTACCAGTTCTTGCCCGCTCCGATTCGCAGTCGGGACAGGATAAAGAATACGCATCGGGCCCAGCAGATGTGTCATTGGAAAAAAACGAGTCTTCGATATCTGTAACACCAGTGCGCAGCGAACCTGCGTCTGAGGAGGAGGTGGTGCTATCAGAAGCCACTGTTTCTAAGGAAGAGGTTGCGCCAAGGGAAAGTTCCACGGACGAATTGGAACAAAAAAATTACACACCTGAGCTGATCACAGAGCAAGACGTTCAAGAAAGCGATGATCGTGTTAAACATATGCAGGAAGTTATTGACGATATAAATGAGAAGGCGCAGGAGACCCCACGGAGAACATAttccaaagtctcttccttcttcaagtcgCTTGCAACAACTTTACAGGCGTTATCCATATTTTTCCTAGTGATGACGCCTATTATTTATGGTCTCTGGTACCGTGAGCAAAGAGTTCTTGTTGGTTATTGTGGACATGAGATTGAATCGAGCCCGTCACTTGACTTTGAATCGCCAGTGTTAGCTGAATTTGGAGATCTTTTAGAAGCACAAAAACCAAGATGTTTGCCCTGTCCTGATCACGCTATTTGCTACCCATacatgaagatgaagtgcGGACCGGAGTATACTTTACAACCAAATAGATGGAGCTTACATGGTTTGATTCCACTGAGTGATGCATGTGTTAAGGACAGCAGGAGAGAAAAGTTGATCGGTGAGGTagtcaagaaatcattaGAGTTCTTGAGAACCAAGAACGCTCAACATTCATGTGGAGAAGGGAAAGATGATCTCAAAAGCGGGATGACCGAGGAGGAACTTTACCAAATATTTTACGAATCTCGTGCGCCATGGATTaacgatgaagaatttgatgaactaTGGGCTCAGGCTGTTGCTGATTTGATTCAAGAGCCCGAAATTACCTGGAGGCAAGTGAGTAAcattttctttgagagCAATTCAATATCGAGAGCACTTTTTACTAACGACTTTAATCAATATGTGCAGTTATCAAACGGTAAATTTGAAGTCCCTGATAGCCCCAGTGACGACGCTGAGACCGATGGTCTTCAAAGGGCGGAAGGACATCTTTCACAAGCAAACGGATACGAAAAGAACAGGGTTTTTCGCTCGACATCCAAGAAGTACATCGGCCTCAGGTGtagatttgaaagagaaataaGCAATACATATCACAGGTTTTCTCATTTCATTTGGACAGTGATCACAATTAGCATTCTGATCAAACTAATCTCATACAAGATCAGAAATTATTACAAACAAAGGGAGGCAGTGGATCACATTAGCAAGAAAGTTATAATAAGATTAAAGGCAACTAAGAAACAACAGCAAGGAGCCAACTTCTTGAGCACAGTCCAACTTAGAGATGTATTATTGGCTGATATCACCGATCTCAAGCGTAAAAATTCGATGTGGCAGAGAGTTGTGAGGAAACTCGAGAACAATAACACCAATGTCAAGTCCAGCTTGATGGAGATCCATGGTGAAATAATGAAGTGCTGGGAGTGGGTGGGGCCAGTGGAAAGTGAGCCCAATAATGAGGAGAGAGAGCATGGCCGACAGCAAGAATAG
- the CGI121 gene encoding Cgi121p (similar to Saccharomyces cerevisiae CGI121 (YML036W); ancestral locus Anc_5.581) yields the protein MTSYSLPQFPDYKVTVSLFEDVSNAAELRSNVAEIPFALIDARLICSSEQLYSAIYRALVETTYNRMRTKSLHSECLLCLSPSSNIGEAFQTFGIRDDCQVVIGVQILGPKDPGSTQQIRDFVQGTEVECCDENIQKHYNEDTIRKYVNRLLWVIFDNAVFLLTYPCKMQVYKLNQKFRPETMEGLSRALVNAIQLRGL from the coding sequence ATGACCAGCTATAGTTTACCTCAGTTTCCCGATTACAAAGTGACGGTCTCGttgtttgaagatgtttcCAACGCTGCAGAACTGCGGTCAAACGTGGCAGAGATTCCTTTTGCATTGATCGATGCTAGATTGATTTGTTCGAGTGAACAGTTATACTCTGCTATATATCGAGCTCTTGTCGAAACGACTTACAATAGGATGCGGACCAAGAGTTTGCATTCGGAGTGTCTTCTGTGCTTGTCACCTTCTTCTAATATAGGCGAAGCTTTCCAGACTTTCGGTATTAGAGATGACTGCCAAGTGGTTATTGGCGTTCAGATCTTGGGACCAAAGGATCCAGGTTCTACGCAGCAAATTAGAGATTTTGTTCAGGGGACTGAAGTTGAATGTTGTGATGAGAATATTCAAAAGCACTACAACGAAGATACGATAAGAAAGTATGTTAACCGCCTATTGTGGGTTATTTTCGATAATGCAGTATTTTTACTGACTTATCCTTGTAAAATGCAGGTATACAAATTGAACCAGAAATTTCGGCCGGAGACCATGGAAGGGCTATCGAGAGCCCTGGTCAATGCTATTCAATTAAGAGGTTTGTAA
- the YMD8 gene encoding Ymd8p (similar to Saccharomyces cerevisiae YMD8 (YML038C); ancestral locus Anc_5.585) — protein MRNLIVLILGWYLCSITLSLYNKWMFDPTKGLQIAFPILVTAFHQSVLWLISFLYVKYRKLEDNGQAVTQAKLPNWKFYLKYIVPTAIAAAGDIGFGNVSFKYISLTVYTIIKSASIAFVLLFGCMFNLEQFHWKLGVIVLVMFAGVVLMVLTPKKDNTNLQDESTLILGSFLVLISSCLSGLRWVYTQLTLRKQPRPHYESIAHSDGAIPDLRTRSSTIKKPHPIHTICQLAPVMGIALLVTSLIIERPFPGILKSKLFTSGEDPEVYNFKSIVKGLILLIIPGIEVFFMTVCEFGILQTAHVLTLSIAGIVKELLTIICGMILLGERLTGFNNWVGMCIILLDVFYYNYFRFQQDHKNNVLAEKDEEELVPYSITTDSMMQEYELDVIGSK, from the coding sequence ATGCGGAATCTAATAGTACTGATACTGGGATGGTATCTTTGTTCGATAACACTGTCACTTTATAACAAATGGATGTTTGATCCTACTAAAGGTTTGCAGATCGCCTTTCCAATCCTGGTTACTGCTTTCCATCAGAGTGTACTGTGGTTAATATCATTCTTGTATGTGAAATATCggaaattggaagataatGGTCAAGCAGTAACGCAAGCTAAACTGCCGAATTGGAAGTTCTATTTGAAATATATCGTTCCAACTGCAATTGCTGCAGCTGGTGATATTGGATTCGGTAATGTCTCTTTCAAGTATATCTCACTGACAGTTTACACCATAATAAAATCCGCTAGTATTGCCTTCGTGTTACTCTTTGGTTGTATGTTCAACTTGGAGCAATTCCACTGGAAACTAGGCGTGATAGTATTGGTAATGTTTGCTGGGGTTGTTTTGATGGTCTTGACACCTAAAAAGGACAATACAAATTTGCAAGACGAATCCACACTGATACTGGGATCATTTTTGGTACTTATCAGTAGCTGTCTGTCAGGCTTGAGATGGGTTTATACACAATTGACCCTAAGAAAGCAACCTCGACCTCATTACGAAAGCATAGCGCATTCTGATGGTGCAATCCCAGATCTGAGAACACGATCCTCAACTATAAAGAAACCTCATCCAATCCACACAATTTGTCAGTTAGCTCCAGTGATGGGGATTGCCCTATTGGTAACCTCTCTCATAATTGAGAGACCATTCCCTGGCATTTTGAAATCGAAGCTCTTCACTAGCGGCGAAGACCCCGAAGTATACAATTTCAAGTCCATCGTAAAAGGACTGATCTTACTCATCATACCAGGGATTGAAGTCTTTTTTATGACTGTATGTGAATTTGGAATTCTTCAGACCGCCCATGTTCTCACCCTTTCGATTGCTGGCATTGTTAAAGAGCTATTAACGATCATATGTGGTATGATATTACTAGGCGAAAGGCTTACGGGATTCAACAATTGGGTTGGTATGTGCATCATCTTACTCGACGTATTTTACTACAACTACTTCAGGTTTCAGCAAGATCATAAGAATAACGTTCTCGCGGAaaaagatgaggaagagttAGTGCCCTATTCCATCACTACAGATTCTATGATGCAAGAATATGAGCTAGACGTCATAGGCTCCAAATGA
- the CMI8 gene encoding Cmi8p (similar to Saccharomyces cerevisiae YDR461C-A; ancestral locus Anc_5.583), protein MEKGTNDHKQDPDGPPSYEETMRQDALRTENTGHTHKPKRTSRKGYPGGEHLTYHGAKKGK, encoded by the coding sequence ATGGAAAAAGGTACCAACGATCATAAGCAGGACCCGGATGGTCCACCATCTTACGAAGAAACCATGAGACAGGATGCTCTCAGGACGGAGAACACAGGTCATACTCATAAACCCAAGAGGACCAGTAGGAAGGGGTACCCAGGTGGTGAACATTTAACTTACCACGGCGCCAAGAAGGGCAAATAA